In a single window of the Heliangelus exortis chromosome 1, bHelExo1.hap1, whole genome shotgun sequence genome:
- the KCNJ4 gene encoding inward rectifier potassium channel 4, translated as MLQRAMGSVRVNRYSIVSTEEDGHKVSTLGSINGHSRNGKGHAPQRKHRNRFVKKNGQCNVYFANLSNKSQRYMADIFTTCVDTRWRYMLMIFSAAFLVSWLFFGFLFWCIAFFHGDLNAPAVGGGPSLLKPCIMHVNSFLGAFLFSVETQTTIGYGFRCVTEECPLAIMAVVVQSIVGCVIDSFMIGTIMAKMARPKKRAQTLLFSHHAVISVRDGKLCLMWRVGNLRRSHIVEAHVRAQLIKPYMTEEGEYLPLDQRDLNVGYDVGLDRIFLVSPIIIVHEIDEESPLYGIGKEELETENFEIVVILEGMVEATAMTTQARSSYLASEILWGHRFEPVVFEEKNHYKVDYSRFHKTYEVAGTPCCSARELQESKMTILPSPPPPSAFCYENELALVSQDEDEDDDEVGVVLGGSSKEEGGVIQMMDFGSHLDLERLQASLPLDTISYRRESAI; from the exons ATGCTACAACGAGCCATGGGCAGCGTCCGAGTCAACCG gTACAGCATTGTCTCAACTGAAGAGGACGGACACAAGGTCTCCACGCTGGGCAGCATAAATGGGCACAGCCGGAACGGGAAGGGCCATGCCCCTCAGCGGAAGCACCGCAACCGCTTTGTGAAGAAGAACGGTCAATGCAATGTCTACTTTGCCAACCTGAGCAACAAATCTCAGCGTTACATGGCCGACATCTTCACCACTTGTGTGGACACACGCTGGAGGTACATGCTTATGatcttctctgctgccttcctggtcTCCTGGCTCTTCTTCGGCTTCCTCTTCTGGTGCATCGCTTTCTTCCATGGCGACCTCAATGCGCCAGCGGTGGGAGGTGGCCCCTCTCTCCTCAAGCCCTGTATCATGCACGTGAACAGCTTCCTAGGGGCCTTCCTCTTCTCAGTGGAGACGCAGACAACCATTGGTTACGGCTTCCGCTGCGTGACTGAGGAGTGCCCGCTGGCTATCATGGCAGTTGTGGTCCAGTCCATTGTGGGCTGTGTTATTGACTCCTTCATGATTGGCACCATCATGGCCAAGATGGCAAGGCCCAAGAAGAGGGCCCAGACCCTCCTCTTCAGTCACCATGCGGTTATCTCTGTTCGAGATGGCAAACTGTGCCTCATGTGGCGAGTAGGCAACCTGAGGAGGAGCCACATTGTGGAGGCCCATGTCCGAGCCCAGCTCATCAAGCCCTACATGACAGAAGAAGGGGAATACCTCCCCCTGGACCAGAGGGACCTCAATGTAGGCTACGATGTGGGCCTTGATCGTATATTTTTGGTTTCACCCATTATTATTGTTCATGAGATTGACGAGGAGAGCCCTCTCTATGGGATTGgcaaggaggagctggagacagAGAACTTTGAGATTGTTGTTATCCTGGAAGGAATGGTGGAAGCCACAGCCATGACCACACAGGCACGAAGCTCCTACCTTGCGAGCGAAATCCTTTGGGGCCACCGTTTTGAACCAGTTGTGTTTGAGGAGAAGAACCATTACAAAGTGGACTATTCACGCTTTCACAAGACTTACGAGGTAGCTGGCACACCTTGCTGCTCAGCCCGGGAGCTGCAAGAAAGCAAGATGACTATCCTACCTTCTCCCCCACCTCCTAGTGCCTTCTGCTATGAGAATGAGTTGGCCCTTGTCAGTCAAGACgaagatgaagatgatgacGAAGTGGGTGTGGTGTTAGGGGGCAGCAGTAAAGAAGAGGGAGGTGTCATCCAGATGATGGATTTTGGAAGCCACCTTGACCTGGAGCGGCTCCAGGCAAGTCTGCCCCTAGATACAATCTCATACCGCAGGGAGTCAGCCATCTAA
- the ENTR1 gene encoding endosome-associated-trafficking regulator 1 produces MSWLLGISGTKEKFCPESQGLEDDDDDDDNNDEFSCPCYTACPLLHCKSYDSFGDSQVEELAEFIPFSLNLKDMVKDEGVKNRTYAKRLAKHALELEKEAQEFQEPFYKDMEMLHSLSEDKDHSQNCHLPVHQRLHVPQTPSMATCCCCDSFQSNAGKLLGKDAFTPKAHVSDPCLGYPAQTRQAEPYMLQEEATGEFPSLQLTDDGLREENSMLWRMTNSLKNTLKRQACKVRRLEKQLKASQAKKKRETQELQSFVQQTERSLQLMTQRAVEAESTVEVLKQKVFTLQGELESYKAENKNLRTGQMTDLGAVKHNIDLGLQNLYKIITGANLSVKQLASGVESLNFVAEVLKSAGKISEAEAEKDP; encoded by the coding sequence ATGTCCTGGCTGCTTGGCATCTCTGGGACAAAGGAGAAGTTCTGCCCAGAATCTCAAGGCTTGGAAGATGATGATGACGATGATGACAACAATGATGAATTCAGCTGTCCCTGCTACACAGCATGTCCTCTACTCCACTGCAAAAGCTATGACAGCTTTGGTGACAGTCAGGTGGAGGAACTGGCAGAATTCATCCCATTTTCCCTAAATCTCAAGGACATGGTGAAAGACGAAGGAGTGAAAAATAGAACGTATGCCAAGAGATTGGCCAAACATGCACTAGAGCTTGAGAAGGAAGCTCAGGAGTTTCAAGAACCATTTTACAAAGATATGGAAATGCTTCACAGCTTGTCTGAAGATAAAGACCACAGCCAGAACTGTCACCTTCCTGTGCATCAAAGGCTGCATGTTCCCCAAACTCCCAGTATGGCAACATGTTGCTGCTGTGACTCTTTCCAGAGTAATGCAGGCAAGCTCTTGGGGAAGGATGCCTTTACCCCAAAGGCCCATGTCAGTGACCCTTGCCTGGGGTACCCAGCGCAGACCAGGCAAGCAGAGCCTTACATGCTGCAAGAGGAGGCCACTGGGGAgttcccatccctgcagctgaCGGATGATGGACTCAGGGAGGAGAACTCCATGCTCTGGAGGATGACCAACAGCTTGAAGAACACCTTGAAGAGGCAGGCGTGCAAGGTGCGcaggctggagaagcagctgaaggcCAGCCAGGccaaaaagaagagggaaaccCAAGAGCTACAGTCCTTTGTCCAACAGACTGAAAGGAGTCTGCAGCTGATGACCCAGAGGGCTGTGGAGGCAGAAAGCACCGTGGAGGTGCTGAAGCAGAAGGTCTTTACTCTccaaggagagctggagagctACAAGGCGGAGAACAAAAACCTGAGAACAGGCCAAATGACTGACCTGGGAGCAGTGAAGCACAACATAGACTTAGGCTTGCAGAACCTCTACAAGATAATAACAGGTGCCAACTTGTCAGTCAAACAGCTTGCCTCTGGAGTGGAGTCACTGAATTTTGTTGCTGAGGTCCTTAAATCTGCTGGGAAAATTTCTGAAGCGGAGGCAGAAAAAGATCCATGA